The DNA segment TGAGTTCTTCTGCCTTCTTGGCGGCTTTGCGTGCCTTGGCGGCCTCGACGGCTTTCATCACGATGGCCTGGGCCGTGTCCGGATTCTCCTCGAAGAACGTCTGTAACCCGTCGTGCATCGCGCTTTCGACGATGCCACGGACTTCGCTGTTGCCGAGTTTGGTCTTCGTCTGGCCTTCGAACTGCGGGTCCGGGTGTTTGATCGAAATCACTGCGGTTAGCCCTTCGCGGATGTCGTCACCACGGAGGTTCTCCTCGAGATCGGAGAGCAAGCCGTTTTCGCTCGCGTAATCGTTGACCACGCGAGTGAGCGCCGTTTTGAATCCTGTCAGGTGCGTTCCACCTTCCCGCGTGTTGATGTTATTGGCGAAGGCGTGGATCGAGCCCTGCAGTTCTTCGGTCGCCTGCATAGCGACCTCGACCTGGATATCCTGGTCAGCATCTTCAAAGTAGATGACGTCGTCGTGGAGCGCGGAGCGTGTCTCGTTGAGATATTCGACGAACTCGCGGATCCCGCCGTCGTAGACGTAGGTCTCCTCGAGGAACACTCCGTCGTCGTCCGTTTCCCGCTCATCACGGAGCGTGATTCGAACGCCGGAGTTGAGAAACGCGAGTTCCCGGAGCCGGTTCGAGAGCGTCGAGAACGCAAACTCGGTCGTCTCGAAGATATCTGTGTCGGGCCAGAACGTGATTTCGGTTCCCGTCTCCTCGTCTGGCTCGAGGTCGCGAACACGAGTCATATCGCCCTGCGGTTCGCCGAATTCGAAGGCGTGTTCGAAGACTCCGCCGTCGCGTCTGACCGTGACCTCGAACCGCGAGGAGAGTGCGTTCACCACAGAGACGCCGACCCCGTGGAGCCCACCTGAAACCTGGTAGGATTTACTGTCGAACTTCCCACCGGCGTGGAGCACGGTGAGAATAACCTCGAGTGCCGGTCGGTCGTACTCCTCGTGGGTGTCGACCGGAATCCCACGGCCGTCGTCTGCGACGGTCACTGCTCCATCCTCGTGGATGGTCACTGTGATGTCATCACAGTGGCCGGCCAACGCTTCGTCAATGGAGTTATCCACGACCTCGTAGACGAGATGGTGAAGTCCCCGCGTATCTGTCGAACCGATGTACATCGCCGGCCGCTTTTGTACCGCTTCCAGGCCTTCTAACACCTGAATTTGTCCGGCGCCGTACTCACTATCCTGAGACATACAAAACCTGCTTTCGGGTAGAGTATGGGGGGTAATAAAAGTCACGTACGCGCGCTCGCGCGAGTGGCCAACACGCAGATGCGACCACAAGTGGCACGAATCGCCCTACCTTCGTGGGAAACCGTCGTTCGAGGAAGCAAAAGCGGAGATACACGGACAGATACGTCGGAAATGCCGTGATACAGCCAAACGATTTATTGTACTCGAGCACTGCGGAATCACTTTCACCGCGGTAGCGCACACCTTTTAGCCCCCGCGGGTTAAAGACGGGACGATGACGTCGCTACAGTCGACACTCGGCGAGGAGGGGATCGCCGAAGAACTCGCTGACAACCAGCGAGCGATCTCCATCGCCGAGTTCTTCGAGAAGAACAAGCATATGCTTGGCTTCGACAGCGGGGCCCGTGGACTCGTCACGGCCGTCAAAGAGGCCGTCGACAACGCCCTCGACGCCG comes from the Natronosalvus amylolyticus genome and includes:
- the gyrB gene encoding DNA topoisomerase (ATP-hydrolyzing) subunit B, with product MSQDSEYGAGQIQVLEGLEAVQKRPAMYIGSTDTRGLHHLVYEVVDNSIDEALAGHCDDITVTIHEDGAVTVADDGRGIPVDTHEEYDRPALEVILTVLHAGGKFDSKSYQVSGGLHGVGVSVVNALSSRFEVTVRRDGGVFEHAFEFGEPQGDMTRVRDLEPDEETGTEITFWPDTDIFETTEFAFSTLSNRLRELAFLNSGVRITLRDERETDDDGVFLEETYVYDGGIREFVEYLNETRSALHDDVIYFEDADQDIQVEVAMQATEELQGSIHAFANNINTREGGTHLTGFKTALTRVVNDYASENGLLSDLEENLRGDDIREGLTAVISIKHPDPQFEGQTKTKLGNSEVRGIVESAMHDGLQTFFEENPDTAQAIVMKAVEAAKARKAAKKAEELTRRKSALDSTSLPGKLADCQTKDPDEAELFIAEGDSAGGSAKQARNPEFQAVLPIKGKILNVEKHRLDRILENDEIRNMITAIGAGIGDEFDIDNIRYKKIIMATDADVDGAHIRTLLLTFFYRHMRPLLEGGYVYATQPPLYRIRYRGETYDAMTDAERDEIVAEKCNGNPTQVQRFKGLGEMNPEQLWSTTMNPENRILKQIAVEDAAAADKMFSVLMGDAVGPRKQFIKDHAPEAEWIDI